AAAGGTAATTGCTGTTTTGGAGGAAATACCAGATAAATAGGCTAATTACTGTGAAAGAggattacatacatacatacatttttttttttcattttagtttcttttttttttcttgctGCCCCCGTGATCGAACCCTGGTGCcacactatacatacatacatacatacatacatacatacatacatacatacaacttTGGGGGGGGCAAATAATTTGTCCCCCCCaagttatatatacactatatataaaaaagtatgtggacaccccttcaaattagtggattcggctatttcagccacacccgttgctgacaggtgtatataaTCGAGCGCACAAGCATGCAATCTccctagacaaacattgacagtaaaatggccttaatgaagagctaAGTGACCTTCAGTGTGTCTGtccacaagcctaaaatcacaaagcgcaatgccaagcgtctgctggagtggtgtaaagctcgccgccattggagcagttctctggagtgatgaatcatgcttcaccatctggcagtccgacggatgaatctgggtttcgTGGGATTCCAGGataatgctacctgccccaatacatagtgccaactgtaaagtttggtggaggaggaataatggtctggggctgtttttcatggttcgggctaggccccttagttccagtgaagggaaatcttaatgctacagcatacaatgacattctttacgattctgtgctttcaactttgtggtaacagtttggggaaggccctttcctgtttcagcaatgccctcgtgcacaaagtgaggtccatacagaaatggtttgtcgagatcggtgtggaagaacttgactggcctgcacagagccctgacctcaactccatcgaacaccttggagacgaattggaacgcagactgcgagccaggccaaaatctgtgcctgacctcactaaagctcttgtccctcagcaatgttccaacatctagtggaaagccttcccagaggagtggaggctgttatagcagcaaaggggggaccaactcaatattaatgcccatgattttggaatgagatgttcgacaagcaagtgtccacatacttctttTTTGGGtggacataagactgtaaaagcaccagcaaatcagctccgaGGGATTTTAAATTTGGAAATTTgctccaaagtattcccacgcataataaagAGATATACGGtatgtgattgtatacaaatgtaagcaaggtttgaaacgattatgttttagtcaaatattatctgTTTGGggttcttgcggtcaatttgcagtctacaaattatttgtatatTATGTTCCGGgcccctgaccatccactcaagaaacaaaaaagaaaaaaaaatgtcttgctgttgaatctagttgatgatccctgatctaCAGGATATAAATTCCAAGGCTCTGTTTCCTTTTTGGCTTCATTCATTGATTCTCTGACACGAAACATCCTTGTCCTGTGTGTGAGTTAGCCTATGGCAGTCCTGTTTGGTCAAACCAGAATATCAGTAAAAGCTAGGGGAAACTACTGGGTAACCACCTTGGTGTGCATGTTCAGCGTTTGGATTTCAGTAAGGGAAAAAAAAGTGTTACAACATTCCACCTTGTAGGTTGAGTAAAGGCATTCCAACAATGTTTTGATGCAAGGCATTTCCTCCTATAAGTTGCAACCAGGAAGGAGCAGTATTATCAGCATGGGGTGGTGTACAATTCAGTATTTAAAACTTAAAAACAAACTTTTATATTAAAACAAAAACAAGGTAACCCATTATCAAATTTGTGCTAAGTCGTGCTGTTCCCATGCTTTTGTTTTTAAAGTGAGGAGCAGAAAGCTTGTTGTGCATACCCCAGCAGCTTTACACCCTATGCCAAATCCAGCTTCAAACCCTAACCCCACTGTGGTCTGGAGCCTGTAGAGAGGTCAAGCCAGTCATCATCCTAATAACATGAGGATTGGGGGGGGGTAGGTCTAGAGTCAGTTTGGCCTGTAGtttgctgtactgtagtggggcACCAATCAGATGATATCATGGTTTGGCAGAGGCAGTTGCAAAGTCAGTTTGTCTTGAGTAAACCTTTGCTCATCAGTAACAGTGGTATATAGTGGTGGAATGCACCATTGTTGAGGTCAGACAGGAGTTTCTGTAATTACTTCTTGGAATGTTCTACCATCTCTCTGGCACAGGTTTCCACCGGCAACAGCCAAATCTTTCCAGGAAGTAAAACACAAAGAAAGTTAGCAGCTCTACTTTGCTCTCATTGCCCCAAAAGAGTGCTTAGACAAACCACTCACTTTGCTCTGTCCTGCCTTGGACTAAGGAGGCCTTTGTGTCGTCAGAGTGACATCTCGGCCAGGGATGGTTCCCATGCTGTAGTCTCAACCCTGGTCCAGCCTCCAGAGTGACATCTCGGACAGGGATGGTTCCCATGCTGTAGTCTCAACCCTGGTCCAGCCTCCACAGTGACATCTCGGACAGGGATGGTTCCCATGCTGTAGTCTCAACCCTGGTCCAGCCTCCACAGTGACATCTCGGACAGGGATGGTTCCCATGCTGTAGTCTCAACCCTGGTCCAGCCTCCAGAGTGACATCTCAGACAGGGATGGTTCCCATGCTGTAGTCTCAACCCTGGTCCAGCCTCCAGAGTGACATCTCGGACAGGGATGGTTCCCATGCTGTAGCCTCAACCCTGGTCCAGCCTCCACAGTGACATCTCGGACAGGGATGGTTCCCATGCTGTAGTCTCAACCCTGGTCCAGCCTCCAGAGTGACATCTCGGACAGGGATGGTTCCCATGCTGTAGTCTCAACCCTGGTCCAGCCTCCACAGTGACATCTCGGACAGGGATGGTTCCCATGCTGTAGTCTCAACCCTGGTCCAGCCTCCAGAGTGACATCTCAGACAGGGATGGTTCCCATGCTGTAGTCTCAACCCTGGTCCAGCCTCCAGAGTGACATCTCGGACAGGGATGGTTCCCATGCTGTAGTCTCAACCCTGGTCCAGCCTCCACAGTGACATCTCGGACAGTGATGGTTCCCATGCTGTAGTCTCAACCCTGGTCCAGCCTCCAGAGTGAACCCTGCTCTAGGCTTTATGAGGTGTGAGGCTGACAGGTCCGTTTGGCTCCTACTGTGTTatcatagagtgtgtgtgtgtgtgttgtggcagTCTTCCCTGGGACCAGTGTTACTTTGCTGATAAATTTGTGTTTTTTTAAAAGACCAGGCCTTACTAAGAGCTGTCATGTCTCATGTTTGCTTTTGTTAGGTGCCCTTTGATTTGAGGCAGGATCGAGCCAGGCTGGGCCTACAGTGGGACCTGTGGTCAGCCTGATGGCCAGAGGGTCAGAGAGCACAGGATACTCAGAGCTCAATGGGTTGGAATGGATGACTCATGGCTGTTGTCTATTGTACAGTGTTGCACACTATTGTGCGGTGCTGTGCTGTAGTCTTCTATTGCACTGTGGACTGAACTGTGTGAAAGGTGATACAATAGAGTAAAACAGTATAGTACAACACAGGAGTGGATAACTATAGTCCTGGATGGCCACACAGAGTGTACTGGTTTTGACCCTTCGCCTCTAAATCAGTGACTGATTCAGACCTAGGACACCAGGTGATGGGAATTTGGCCAATAAATGACATTAATGAATGACATTAATGAAACAGAAACAGCCGTAGGCCTGGGTCTGAATACACTGCAGTAGTAAGGTTTATATAGTAGACCAgtaaccatcccagctctgtatcTATCCAGCTAACGTAATCCTCTATTTCTGGGAAGGGGGTATTGTGGTTGAGTGTCTCACCACAAATCAAGGCCAAATGCCACAGTGTTGGGCCAGGGAGAGTTAGACCGTTATTTATCCGTAGCCTTGGCCAGACTTGTTTACCCTGTCTAATTCGAAACCACTTTTCTGTAAACATGTTTAAACGCAAATGGTTTTTAGAAGAGAGACAGTACTAATCTTGGACTCAATGTCTACAAGTCTGTctgctcctgttgttttctgagTAAATATAGAAGACTTAATATTAGTGTCACGCAGGTGCAATAATGGTGCTGCAAACCACAGTGATGATCATTTCAGGGCAATAGTCTGTTTTATATTTAATGTTCCGTGCCATCTCTATTCAGAGGTGTTGTGTGTGGTTTTCAGGAAATTTAAGAACATTCTTCCATTTCAACATTGGCtggggatggaggggagatggtatATCAGGCATACCAGGGCTGATCAAAATGTAGGAAATTACAAAACAAGTTGAAACATCTACAGGATGTCTCTGTTCTGGAAGTAAGTGTCTCTAGCAGACGGTAGGTCTTCACACGGAACCCGTTCAGTCAGGCAGGCTGGGTAACTGTCTGTTTACCTGCATAGAGACTCTGTTTTGTTTGTCTATGTGCTGCGTCTTGTCTCCAGTCTGTGTACTATAGCTCAGACCGGTGATACGTATGTCATCGCACCACTCCAGGGTTGAATCTAATCAAGTTGGAAGTGGTGCCAGAACTGTGAAAGGAACATCATCTGAAAGGTGACATTAACCAGCAGCCCTAGGGTTACAGAACCACACCACAATGACTGGTGCTGCTTAGAGGTTCACTTGGCAGAACTACTGGGAGAAGTGTGTGGGAaacacatgcaagcacacacacaaattaaaATAGACAATGAAATAAGCATTTGTTGAAACATGTGGCAACTGCTTAGAAAGCATTATGATTGGGCTAATGATAAATCACTTCCAGATAGTGGGTTGCAGCTGGACGGTCACTCACTCTGTCTGATTTGAAGGGAAGAATGTCAAACTACTGTACAAGCTACACTACAAAATGACCCTGTGGTATCCATCCTTCCTCTCAGTGACTACTTTTTAAAAACTGTTGATGCCAGAGTTCCCAGGCCTTTACAGTTCCACCCTGCTCTGACATGTGTAACGTTCCGTTGAGGACCATTTCCTTTCCATTTCCACAGGAAGTGCAGACAGAACCGATCATTGCTGACGCCCTGAGGGACCCAAGAAAAGGCAGACAACGCTGCAAAAACCAGGGGAGGGAGGGGCTTCCATCAGCTCATCTACCAATCAAAGTGACCATCGACTACGTGAAGAGTAAGCTCATAGAAGTAGCCAACAGTAAGCCACAGTTTACAGCTAGATTAGAACTAGTCTACTGCAACCAATATTCATTTTACAGTACAATGGCAAAACTATGTGACAGAtctttgactgactgactgactgactgatggattgactgattgatttatTTGCTGATTAGTTGATCAACTGATTGACTTGCTGATGTATTATTGTTCCAGAGGGGGAGCTAAGAGCAGCTATGATCCATTGGGACGAGGCGCAGGGTCACCTGAAGAAGATGCGTTACCATGACGGCCGTCTCCTGGTGGATGAGCCAGGCCTGTACTACGTCTACGCCAAGACCTGTTTCCGCTACTACGACctggaacctgagacagagcccAGCGACGCCCCTGGACACGCCCTCGCCACACCCCAGACCGTGGACGTAAACAACGCCCAGCTCATCCAGTACATCTCCCAGGAGAAACACACGTCCTCGCCCAGCAAGTCTGTGGTGCTGATGAAAACAGGCAGCACCATGCGCTGGAATAACTCTCAGTATAACATGTACTGTGCCCAGCAGGGCAGGGGGGTGATGCTACAGCACGGGGACGGACTGTTTGTTAACGTGTCCAACGCCTGGATGCTGGACCCTGAACCGGAGGGGACATACTTTGGGGCGATCAAGATGGGGAACTGAACCCACAtacagaggaggaggatgtgcTACTGGATGTTCTGCAGGCGTAACTGCCAAacaaccacagagagacagagcacttACTGCATGTGAGATTACTGGATTtgtgtttgatttgtttttgtattgaaaaGGTATGGGCTATGTTGCTCTTCACCAGATAGCCTTCTTACCCGATAGAGAATGAGGATAGGCAGTTATTTAGATGAGGTGTTATGGATACCTCTGGTCACTCACTAGGCCTTCAACAAACCACATAATATGCCGTGCACACATACTTTAGACAAGACAACCATTTTCCTTATGGTCCAAAACTACACTGGATGCTTTTTAGTAGACTTTTTTATACAGCTGATTTTATACAACATTTTATCAACCACTTAAGATTGTTGATATTTGTCATTCCAGGGAGCGCTTTTGAAAATGTTTGTACAATGTTTTTTTCAAGCGTAGTAGTATGAATCCTATTGAGAATGTTTCTGTTTATCGGCTAACGACACAGTCATTCCTCATCCCTAGCCTGGCCCCTCATAGTTTACTAAACATTGTCATCGTCTTGAACAGAAGCACAGCTGGGGTACTTTGTTTCTAACTGAGTAGAGTTTTCACCAATCATGCTCCTCGGTCTCTCTTTGGAAAGGATGAAGTGGAGGTTAGAGGGTGAATAGGATGTTATTCAGTAGTGAACACAGTACTATTGTCCGTTCAGGCAACATTTAACATGACATAATGTGCTGTGTAAGAACAGATATAAAACTGTTCATTTTTGTTTTCCAAGAAAATACAGAAAAGTGAGTACAGAAGAGGCAGCTAATGGCTCCATAACTGCATTGACTTAGTTTATCCAGGAGAGACTTGGTGTAATCCCTCATCACAGTAACTGCATTGACTTAGTTTATCCAGGAGAGACTTGGTGTAATCCCTCATCACAGTAACTGCATTGACTTAGTTTATCCAGGAGAGACTTGGTGTAATCCCTCATCACAGTAACTGAGGGGAACATGGTTGTGGTTTGGATCAAACGTTTGTTTtcttattttgatttgtttttcccCAAACTACATAGTATTGAACTCTCCTTGCCCTGTCTTTGGTGGTTTATACGAGTAATGATAATCAAAAACAACTGATGTAGCGACGCAAACTGAAGATAGCTGGCCTGTCTTACCGTAGGGGACAAGAGCAAATATTCTTGTCTTTATGAAACTAGCGGATCCAGATTGACTTTGGTCCACCTTTAATTTATAGTTTCTTTTTTTCAATTTACTCTTCGAGAAGGTAAATGGGAATATGcactaaatgtatttatttattagacATAAAAATGCAGATATGTACCATTGGTTAAATGATCTGTCTGCTTTAAAATCATGTATATTTTATGTCTGTATTACAGTAGGCAGTACTTAGTTTATCAGTAGATGCGCTTTTTTTGTTCAAACACAGGGGCTTAATGTTGAaatctgtatttatgtattttttattttgacaATTCTGTGTGCACTTGCCTAGCCGAAGCAGAATATACTGTCCATCATAAGATTGTagcaaactttaaaaaaaatcttcatcttgtaatttttttcaaaaatttgATGTTTATTTATGTCAGTTTAACTAATAAAATCATTACTTTTCTATATAGGTTTGTTCGATTATTTtctcatcaaatcaaaatcaatttgtcacatgcgccgaacacaaaaggttaccgtgaaatgcttacttacaacaatgcagagtttaaaaaaGTAAGAAAAATGTGCTAAATAAACTAAAAAGAAAAACAGTAACACAAttacaaggctatatacaaggagtaccagtaccgagtcaatgtgcttgGGTACAGGGTAgaggaggtaatatgtacatgtaggtagggggtaaagtcactgcatagataataaaaagagagtagcagcagcatatgtgaagaAATGTGAATGTGTGGCATCaatattatatttatttaactaggcaagtcagttaagaacaaattcttatttacaatgacggcctaccccgccaaaccaggacgacgctggaccaattgtgcgccaccctatgggactcccaatcacggccggttgtaatacagcctggaatcaaaccagggtctgtagtgacgcctctagcagatgcagtgcgttagaccgctgcgccactcaggagcccacatATGCTGgcgcgaccgtgtgtgtgtgtgttttgcagtatcagtgtagtatgtgtgtggttagagtccggtCAGTGTACATTGAGCCTGTGCAAGAGTCTGTGCagaaaaatatattaaataagaataaaataagagggtcaatgtaaatagtttgggtagccatttgattaactgttcagcagtctaatggcttgggggggtagaagatgttaagGATCCTTTTTGTGCCATACTTGGCGCTCagctaccgcttgccgtgcggtagcagagagaacagtctatggcttgggtggctggagtctttgataatttttaggaccttcctctgacaccacctgatagaggCCCTGggtgtcaggaagcttggccccagtgatgtactgggccgtccacACTAACCACACTAACCTCttagtgatatggacaccaaggaacttgaagctctcaatccactccactacagccctgttattGT
The DNA window shown above is from Salmo salar chromosome ssa25, Ssal_v3.1, whole genome shotgun sequence and carries:
- the tnfsf11 gene encoding tumor necrosis factor ligand superfamily member 11 isoform X2 encodes the protein MAANDYRGYLRNHSDTESAQPRYHPSHGSEPTYRPLIFGTLAVMGLLQIASSVAILLHLTGYLQEVDISSAPQQPIEEVQTEPIIADALRDPRKGRQRCKNQGREGLPSAHLPIKVTIDYVKKGELRAAMIHWDEAQGHLKKMRYHDGRLLVDEPGLYYVYAKTCFRYYDLEPETEPSDAPGHALATPQTVDVNNAQLIQYISQEKHTSSPSKSVVLMKTGSTMRWNNSQYNMYCAQQGRGVMLQHGDGLFVNVSNAWMLDPEPEGTYFGAIKMGN
- the tnfsf11 gene encoding tumor necrosis factor ligand superfamily member 11 isoform X1, with product MAANDYRGYLRNHSDTESAQPRYHPSHGSEPTYRPLIFGTLAVMGLLQIASSVAILLHLTGYLQEVDISSAPQQPIEEVQTEPIIADALRDPRKGRQRCKNQGREGLPSAHLPIKVTIDYVKSKLIEVANKGELRAAMIHWDEAQGHLKKMRYHDGRLLVDEPGLYYVYAKTCFRYYDLEPETEPSDAPGHALATPQTVDVNNAQLIQYISQEKHTSSPSKSVVLMKTGSTMRWNNSQYNMYCAQQGRGVMLQHGDGLFVNVSNAWMLDPEPEGTYFGAIKMGN